A single window of Lytechinus variegatus isolate NC3 chromosome 8, Lvar_3.0, whole genome shotgun sequence DNA harbors:
- the LOC121419685 gene encoding uncharacterized protein LOC121419685, with amino-acid sequence MIERYNRTLIDTIASMLDPAAHQRDWDKYLAFATAAYRSCPQESTGETSSMMMMGREVVLPPDLAIPPIPGTTEDLDTDYALKLREIMRNVHEKARNSLREAASRQKQHYDKATESVQFHPGEFVWMRKKTREKGLAPKLQPRWLGPYLVVTKLSDVTFRLQLSPRSHPFIVHADRLKPYTGAARDVWQYNSSASNPPTRDDDEDAD; translated from the coding sequence ATGATCGAGAGGTATAACCGCACCCTGATTGACACCATAGCATCCATGCTAGACCCAGCAGCTCACCAGAGGGACTGGGACAAGTACCTTGCTTTTGCCACTGCCGCATACAGGAGCTGCCCACAGGAATCTACCGGTGAAACGTccagtatgatgatgatggggcgTGAAGTGGTTCTACCACCTGATCTTGCAATTCCACCAATACCAGGCACTACTGAAGATCTGGACACAGACTATGCCTTGAAGCTTCGTGAGATTATGAGAAATGTTCATGAAAAGGCTCGGAATTCTCTGAGAGAGGCAGCTAGTCGCCAGAAGCAACACTATGACAAAGCAACTGAATCAGTCCAATTTCACCCTGGAGAGTTTGTGTGGATGAGGAAGAAGACTAGAGAGAAGGGACTCGCACCAAAGCTCCAACCCAGATGGCTTGGACCATACTTGGTGGTCACTAAACTGTCCGATGTGACTTTTCGCTTGCAACTTTCACCAAGATCACATCCATTTATTGTCCATGCAGATCGACTCAAACCATACACTGGTGCTGCAAGAGACGTGTGGCAGTACAACTCATCCGCCTCCAACCCACCAACCAGAGACGATGACGAGGATGCTGATTAA